The sequence TGGCGTACTCATTTGTATGAACTCGTTGAAAAATAAACCTCTCGATCCAGTCAATCATGCAGGTTTCTTAATCTGGCAGGTAGCAAACAATTGGGAGAAGCAAATTAACAATGAGTTGAAAGAGTTCGGCTTAAATCAAGCAGAGTATTTTCATTTAGTTTCTTTATTTTGGTTATTGGAAAATCAGGAAGAAGTTACCCAAACTGAGATTGCCAGATTCGCCGATACAATCCCAATGAACACTTCTAAAATCATGACCAAGTTTGAAAAAAAAGGTCTGATAACAAGAGTTGCTGGAAGTGATTCAAGATCGAAGTCTTTATGTATTACTGAGAGTGGTGAGCAGATAGCTATTCAAGCAACTGCTAGATTAAGTCGTTTAAGCGAGCAGTTTTTTGATAAAGATGACGATAATAATTTTTTGAATTACCTGAAATATTTAAAAACAAAATAAAATTAATAGCGATAGCCAAAGCGCAGCAGACCATTTCTCACCTTCTTCTTACTCCCATCACGCTCTAAGATTACCTATAAGAATTTCTCCCTCACTCCCTCGCTCTCTCACTCTCTCCCTCAATAATTTAGGTAATCTTGCACCGGGAAGGGAGTAACAAGGAGAGGGGTGTTCGTAGGGCAGGGTGAGGTTTCTTTTGGCTCAATAAGAATGGTGCAAGATGTTTAATTATATATATAAGTAATTAATTTTTTTCATAATTTGGCGATACAAAGCGGAGCCTACACCCTGATAAAATTGTACTAATCAAAATTAACCGAAACGTCCGGAAACATAATCACGAGTACGTTGGTCCAAAGGATTCTTGAAGATTTGGTCGGTGCTACCAAATTCAACCATTTGTCCGATACGGCTTTCATCAGTACTAAAGAATGCCGTAAAGTCAGCCACACGCTGCGCTTGTTGCATATTGTGAGTCACAATTGCAATTGTCAATTCACCGCGCAAACTATCGATTAACTCTTCAATCTTCATAGTTGCAATGGGATCTAATGCCGAACAAGGTTCGTCCATCAGCAACACTTTTGGTCTGACTGCTAAAGAACGAGCAATACATAAACGCTGTTGTTGACCACCAGATAAACCTAAAGCTGACTTGTATAGTTTATCCTTGACTTCATCCCACAATGCAGCACCCTTAATTGCAGATTCAACAATACCGTCCAATTCTGATTTGGGGCAATGTCTGGCAATTCTAATTCCATAAGCTACATTATCGTAAATGCTCATGGGAAATAGATTTGGCTTTTGGAACACCATGCCTATTTGACGGCGCAATCTATTAAGGTTGACGCGAGAAGAATAAATATTCTGACCGAAAAATTCTACTTTTCCATCAATCTTGACGTTAGATTCTAGTTCGCCAATACGATTGAGAGATTTAATGAAAGTTGATTTACCACAACCCGAAGGTCCAATAAGTGCGGTAACTTGTCTTTGGTAAATATCTAAAGACACTCCTTGAAGTGCTTTGAAAGTACCGTAATAGAAAGCAAGGTTTTTGACAGTAATGGCTGGAATTAAGTTACTCATGAAGAAAGAAACTTGGATGATAGAAACGATGGGAATTATAACTAGATAAGCATGAAAGCTTTGCGGTTAAACCTTATTTAAGCTTTCTACTGGTGATTACGCGAGACAGGAGATTCAACAAGAAGATTAAACCCACCAATACAATTGAAGCTGTCCAGACTAATTGAAATATTTCTGGTCTGTCGTCTTGATAGAAGCGATAAATTAATATAGGTAAGGAAGCTGTTTCTTCAAATAGTCCTTTCGCCCAAAAGTTGCTGAACAAAGCCGTAAAAATTAGCGGCGCTGTCTCACCACTAGCGCGGGCTATTGCTAATAGAGTTGCTGTAGTAATTCCAGGTAATCCAGCAGCTAGCACAACGCGAAAAGTAGTTTGGAAGCGATTTCCACCCAATGCTGCCGATGCCAAGCGTAGGGAATTTGGAACCAGTTTTAATACTTCCTCAGTTGTTAAAGCAATAACCGGAAGCATAATTACGCCTAAAGCAAAACCACCGGCAACGGCGCTAAATTGCTTGGTTGTGGCGACGAAAACACCATAAGCAAACACACCGACAACAATTGAAGGTACGCCAGAAAGAATAGTAGTGATAAAGCGGACAACAGAAGCAATCTTGGAATCTTTACCAAATTCCGATAGAAATATTCCCGTCATCACTCCAACAGGAATGGCAAATAGAGAGCCAATTGTAACCATTTTGATGGTGCCAAAAATTGCATTGGCAAAACCAAAATCAATCACCTGATTAACAAACATTTCTGGTTTGAGATTGGACAGTCCCCGTCCAAGAATTTCCCATACCAGCGAAAATAAAGGTAACAGCGCCAAAAAGGTGAGAAAGAAAGCAATAGCAGTCATTCCATACTGCAACGCAAACCTTTCTGGTGAAAGAGGATTGCATATCTCTCTCGCTACAGACAAATCAATCTCCGAACGTTTTCTAGCACTCATTTCTCTCAACCTACTCAAAACATTTTCGACGCGAATTCGTTAAACCTTGATTACTAATAGCTTTGCAGTATTTAGGTTAGATAAACTACTTGTTCTTCCTGTTCAGCCACTGCACTAATACCACAGCACCGATATTGACTGCTAGAGTAACAACGAACAAAACTAAAGCTAAATAAGTCAAGGCTCCAACATGCAGCCTATTTTCAGCTTCAGCAAATTCATTCGCTAATACAGCCGGAATTGTATAGCTAGCATCTAGCAAGGAAGCACTGATAAATTCTGAGTTACCAATAACCATTGTTACAGCCATTGTTTCCCCTAAAGCGCGTCCCAAAGCCAGCATCGTAGCACCAACAACACCAGAAAAACCACTAGGTAATAATACTTTGAAAATAGTCTCCCAACGGGTAGCACCTAAAGCCATCGAACCGGTGCGGTACTGATTGGGAACTACCATCAGAACGTCGCGACTAATTGCTGCCATTGTAGGCAAAATCATGATAGCTAGAATTATCCCCGCAGTTAATAAATTATCACCGCTAGGAAATTCAGTATTAAACAATGGTATCCAGTTAAGATTTACCGATAGCCAGGTTTGCAAAGGAACAATAACTGGAATTAAAATATAAACACCCCATAAACCAATAATTACGCTGGGGATTGCCGCGATTAACTCAACAATGAAAGCAATTGGCGATCGCACATAAGAAGGTAGAAAATCTTCACTAGTAACAAGAGCAATCGCCAAGCCAACAGGTATAGCAATTAAAATCGCTAAGAAGCTGCTTACAAGAGTTCCGTAAATGTATGGTAATGCACCATAAACACCTTCAACAGTATCCCAGTCTTGGCTCCAGAGAAATCCGAGTCCGAATTTGACAACAGCCGGTTGTGCTTCCTGAAAAATGATATAAATCATCCACAGGAACATAAATATTACAAATACCGCAAAAGAGCGCACCAGCCATTTAAATCCTTGTTCTAACCATAGATTTTTGGCATCTTGAGCAAAAATATCGAGCTTGTCATCAACTACTGAATTGGGTTGAACGGATGAATTAGCCATTGCCAGTCATTTAGATTTTAGATTTTAGATTTTAGTTTTAACCAACGGATGCATTTATGTAGAGATTTGAGGTTTTGGATTTCGAGAATATTTTTTTACAAGAAATCACAAAATTATTATGTAGCATCCCGAACTATCAGATTAAGCTTGTATTCGGATAAAATCCACAAACATCCAAGAAGAAGGGTGGGCATAACCCACCCCATCTCTGTTCAATTAAGTCTTAGGAATACCTATTTAACAGATGTAAATACAGAAGTTAAAACTCTAACTTCTGTCTAGGAATATAGGAAAGTTAATTACTTAACTTCTCTGTTAACTTGGTTGATTACACGTCTTCTAACGCTTGTAGGAATGCTGGTGTAGAGTAACTTACCATTGAAGTTTTGACCAGTGGTCATTACCCACTTGATCCACTTCTTAACAGCAGCAGCCTTAGCCGCAGATGGATATTTCTTGTAGATCATCATCCAGGTTAAACCAACGATAGGATAACCCTGAGAAGAATCTCCTACGAATACGCGGTAGTTAGCGGGGAATTTAACGCTAGACAAACCAGTATTAGCAGCTCTCAAAGAAGGAGCAACAAACTGTCCTCTTCTGTTTTGAACTCTTGCAGACTTAAGTTTGTTCAAACGAGCATAGGAGTAGTTAACGTAACCGATACCACCAGAAGTACGCTTAACCAAAGCAGCTACACCAGAGTTACCTTTACCCTTTCTAGCTCCTCTGAAAGCCCATCTTGGCTTCTTGGAAGTACCAATTCTTCCTTTGAAGTAACCAGAGATGGTGCTGAGGTGGTTGGTGAAGATGAAGGTTGTACCGGAACCATCTGCACGAACAACAGGTGTAATTCTGCGGTTAGGCAATCTAACACCGGGGTTGTCCTTTCTGATTCTTGCATCATTCCACTTGGTGATTCTACCAGCGAAAATCAAAGGTAGAACTTTGCGGGACAACTTGAGGTTGTTAACACCAGGCAAGTTGTAAACAACGGAAACAGCACCACCAGCGGTAGGAACCAAGATTGTTCCACGGCTTACTTTAGCGATGTCAGAATCTTTCATTGCTGCATCACTACCGCCGAAATCAACGGTACCTTTTGTGAAGTTACGGATACCACAGCTAGAACCACAAGCGGTGTAGTTTACTTGTAAGTTTTTGTGTGTCTTGCGAACTTCACGAGCATATCTCTGATACAAAGGAGCAGGGAAACTAGCACCTGCACCTACTAATGTTTGAGCTTGAGCAGCAGCTCCACTTAATAGAAAAGCAGCAGCAGCAACGGAAGAAGTTACGATTCGATTCAATCCGGTAACTTTTAAATTCATAGTGTCTCGATTTTTGGGGATAGAGTTCTACGCGAGATGCCTACCAGAAATACCCTACCCTTTTATCAGTTAAGAATTGTTAAAGAAGGCAGCAATAAAACTTTAAAATGTGTTTAAAATTTGGTTTTTAGGTAATAGTAATTATTTCGTAGTT comes from Rivularia sp. PCC 7116 and encodes:
- a CDS encoding MarR family winged helix-turn-helix transcriptional regulator — translated: MNSLKNKPLDPVNHAGFLIWQVANNWEKQINNELKEFGLNQAEYFHLVSLFWLLENQEEVTQTEIARFADTIPMNTSKIMTKFEKKGLITRVAGSDSRSKSLCITESGEQIAIQATARLSRLSEQFFDKDDDNNFLNYLKYLKTK
- the pstB gene encoding phosphate ABC transporter ATP-binding protein PstB, which encodes MSNLIPAITVKNLAFYYGTFKALQGVSLDIYQRQVTALIGPSGCGKSTFIKSLNRIGELESNVKIDGKVEFFGQNIYSSRVNLNRLRRQIGMVFQKPNLFPMSIYDNVAYGIRIARHCPKSELDGIVESAIKGAALWDEVKDKLYKSALGLSGGQQQRLCIARSLAVRPKVLLMDEPCSALDPIATMKIEELIDSLRGELTIAIVTHNMQQAQRVADFTAFFSTDESRIGQMVEFGSTDQIFKNPLDQRTRDYVSGRFG
- the pstA gene encoding phosphate ABC transporter permease PstA — translated: MSARKRSEIDLSVAREICNPLSPERFALQYGMTAIAFFLTFLALLPLFSLVWEILGRGLSNLKPEMFVNQVIDFGFANAIFGTIKMVTIGSLFAIPVGVMTGIFLSEFGKDSKIASVVRFITTILSGVPSIVVGVFAYGVFVATTKQFSAVAGGFALGVIMLPVIALTTEEVLKLVPNSLRLASAALGGNRFQTTFRVVLAAGLPGITTATLLAIARASGETAPLIFTALFSNFWAKGLFEETASLPILIYRFYQDDRPEIFQLVWTASIVLVGLIFLLNLLSRVITSRKLK
- the pstC gene encoding phosphate ABC transporter permease subunit PstC — its product is MANSSVQPNSVVDDKLDIFAQDAKNLWLEQGFKWLVRSFAVFVIFMFLWMIYIIFQEAQPAVVKFGLGFLWSQDWDTVEGVYGALPYIYGTLVSSFLAILIAIPVGLAIALVTSEDFLPSYVRSPIAFIVELIAAIPSVIIGLWGVYILIPVIVPLQTWLSVNLNWIPLFNTEFPSGDNLLTAGIILAIMILPTMAAISRDVLMVVPNQYRTGSMALGATRWETIFKVLLPSGFSGVVGATMLALGRALGETMAVTMVIGNSEFISASLLDASYTIPAVLANEFAEAENRLHVGALTYLALVLFVVTLAVNIGAVVLVQWLNRKNK
- the pstS gene encoding phosphate ABC transporter substrate-binding protein PstS, which produces MNLKVTGLNRIVTSSVAAAAFLLSGAAAQAQTLVGAGASFPAPLYQRYAREVRKTHKNLQVNYTACGSSCGIRNFTKGTVDFGGSDAAMKDSDIAKVSRGTILVPTAGGAVSVVYNLPGVNNLKLSRKVLPLIFAGRITKWNDARIRKDNPGVRLPNRRITPVVRADGSGTTFIFTNHLSTISGYFKGRIGTSKKPRWAFRGARKGKGNSGVAALVKRTSGGIGYVNYSYARLNKLKSARVQNRRGQFVAPSLRAANTGLSSVKFPANYRVFVGDSSQGYPIVGLTWMMIYKKYPSAAKAAAVKKWIKWVMTTGQNFNGKLLYTSIPTSVRRRVINQVNREVK